The Montipora capricornis isolate CH-2021 chromosome 6, ASM3666992v2, whole genome shotgun sequence genome has a window encoding:
- the LOC138054347 gene encoding melatonin receptor type 1A-like, with product MNSSLYDSSNETTDWTLQPSIEREGISPFTQISNIIICVLAICGNMLTMMMFATERKLLKKPYNILILALAIADVLAAISVITNPAFVLGDAFPYPSNPIMADIVCRLIWSRAVVFQLVFFSIYITLGMTAERWCAIVKPHIYKNVFSRKNVLGYIVFSWVWTCVLLIKHAQEVVYTPSSKQVCQFSRETVVSISTILWNAAQILLKMILPCLAVVALYIHMIIKTNKSPFASLECKAKLKGRITRMVGVSSFILISLFIPNQVIYFLSWVGKAKLDTPLHHFTSVLTFMTLCINPFIYGLSNKNYQQRYRKLAIALCPRGLRGSDKVVVITNSNRAARHRSVKPVKEDTNPGVNKYCM from the coding sequence ATGAATTCCTCATTATACGATTCGTCTAACGAAACAACAGACTGGACACTACAACCAAGCATTGAACGGGAGGGAATAAGCCCTTTTACACAAATAAGTAACATCATAATTTGTGTGCTAGCGATCTGTGGCAACATGTTGACAATGATGATGTTTGCGACGGAAAGAAAGCTGTTAAAGAAGCCGTACAATATATTGATTTTGGCCCTTGCAATAGCTGATGTTCTAGCCGCAATCAGTGTTATCACAAACCCAGCTTTTGTTCTGGGAGACGCGTTTCCTTATCCTTCAAATCCTATCATGGCTGACATCGTCTGCCGCTTGATATGGAGTCGTGCTGTTGTATTCCAGCTGGTGTTTTTCTCAATCTACATTACCTTGGGGATGACGGCTGAGAGATGGTGTGCCATTGTAAAGCCTCACATCTACAAGAACGTCTTCAGCCGTAAAAATGTCCTCGGCTACATCGTATTTTCGTGGGTTTGGACGTGTGTTCTCTTGATTAAACACGCACAAGAAGTAGTGTACACTCCATCCTCCAAACAAGTCTGTCAGTTTTCACGGGAAACAGTGGTTTCCATTTCCACCATTCTCTGGAATGCCGCCCAAATTCTCTTGAAGATGATTCTTCCATGCCTTGCTGTGGTTGCCCTGTACATTCACATGATCATAAAGACCAACAAGTCCCCGTTCGCATCGTTAGAGTGCAAAGCCAAACTCAAAGGAAGGATAACAAGGATGGTAGGCGTTTCAAGCTTCATTCTTATTTCTTTGTTCATCCCAAACCAAGTCATCTACTTTTTGAGTTGGGTCGGGAAAGCGAAGCTCGACACTCCGTTACATCATTTCACTTCTGTTCTCACTTTCATGACCCTATGCATCAATCCATTTATCTACGGGCTCAGCAACAAAAACTATCAGCAACGCTACAGAAAGCTGGCAATTGCTCTGTGTCCCAGAGGCCTGAGAGGGAGTGACAAGGTGGTAGTTATCACCAATTCGAACAGGGCCGCTCGCCACAGGAGCGTCAAACCAGTGAAAGAAGACACAAATCCGGGCGTTAACAAGTACTGTATGTAA
- the LOC138054348 gene encoding mu-type opioid receptor-like translates to MELFEIARQVYFINNAAGIVYEVHLSGYLGTKAVEKNPQNHRKMNASVNTALSAIPSTTAPTITTTPGSNLSPTLQAIYSTISVVAILGNTMTIFVFILDKTLLKKSYNMLILALAVGDVLTAVLLLTNPAYVLGDAFPYPSDPILGEIFCRIIWSRVFVFQLVTFSAYIVLFLTAERWFAVLKPHKYTYVFNQKRVIGYIIFSWVWSFALTGPGLIEIAYSSSPDKICEFRFYLEGSLFRLLMSIFQVTMKLLFPCLVIIALYIHMIMATNRSTVASAESKEKLRGNITRMIGAASFMLVICVIPNQIYLVFAQAGKAKIDTAPHHIVSALTFVNSCVNPFVYGLSNKNYRQRYRQILFPIFPRVLRKSISTARHEGRVHPTPVDENA, encoded by the exons ATGGAGTTGTTTGAGATAGCCAGACAGGTGTACTTCATAAACAATGCCGCCGGCATTGTTTATGAAGTACACCTGTCTGGTTATCTCGGCACAAAAGCG GTGGAGAAAAATCCACAAAATCATAGGAAAATGAACGCATCTGTAAACACAGCATTAAGTGCAATACCATCTACAACCGCACCAACGATTACAACAACCCCAGGAAGTAATTTAAGTCCAACATTGCAGGCTATTTACTCAACAATTTCCGTTGTTGCAATCCTTGGAAACACGATGACCATTTTTGTCTTCATCCTCGACAAAACACTCTTGAAGAAGTCCTACAACATGCTTATTCTTGCACTGGCCGTAGGTGATGTACTAACCGCTGTTCTGCTGTTAACAAACCCTGCCTATGTTCTTGGTGACGCATTTCCTTACCCATCCGACCCGATCCTTGGAGAAATATTTTGTCGAATAATATGGAGCCGTGTTTTCGTCTTTCAACTTGTGACATTCTCGGCTTACATAGTGTTATTCTTGACGGCAGAGCGATGGTTTGCTGTTTTGAAGCCTCACAAATACACTTACGTCTTCAACCAGAAACGAGTCATTGGTTATATTATTTTCTCGTGGGTGTGGTCGTTTGCTCTCACTGGTCCGGGATTGATTGAGATAGCCTACAGTTCATCCCCGGATAAAATCTGCGAATTCCGGTTTTATCTCGAAGGCTCCCTATTTCGACTGCTCATGTCCATCTTTCAAGTAACGATGAAGCTACTTTTTCCTTGCCTCGTCATCATTGCCTTGTACATCCACATGATTATGGCGACCAATCGTTCGACTGTGGCCTCAGCAGAGAGTAAAGAGAAGCTGCGCGGAAACATAACACGCATGATTGGTGCAGCGAGCTTCATGCTGGTCATTTGTGTGATTCCAAATCAAATTTATTTGGTGTTTGCCCAGGCAGGAAAAGCAAAGATAGATACAGCTCCACATCATATCGTTTCAGCTCTTACGTTCGTCAACAGCTGCGTGAATCCGTTCGTTTATGGGCTGAGCAACAAAAATTACCGCCAACGCTACCGGCAAATCCTGTTTCCCATATTTCCCAGGGTACTAAGGAAAAGTATCAGCACCGCAAGACACGAGGGTCGTGTTCATCCAACGCCAGTGGACGAAAACGCCTAG
- the LOC138054350 gene encoding delta-type opioid receptor-like: MNSSENSSLSLLTSSTTIPTNFTTSGNGLSPVLQAIYSTISAVAVLGNTMTIFVFVLDKNLLKKSYNMLILALAIGDLLTAVQLITSPAYVLGDTFPYPSHPILGEMFCRIIWSRVFVFQLVVFSAYILLFLTAERWFAVLKPHKYNDIFNQKRVIGYIIFSWVWSFALTGPGMLEIAYSSSRDKICEFRFYLPGSLFRVLTSIFQVTMKLFFPCLVIISLYVHMIVHTNRSTAASPESKAKLRSKLTRMIGAASFMLVICVIPNQIYLVFAQAGKAKIDTAPHHIVSALTFVNSCVNPFVYGLSNRNFRQRYGQILFAICPRRRRRVNRVCPCPEDQNAQ, from the coding sequence ATGAACTCATCTGAGAACAGTTCATTAAGCCTCTTAACTTCGTCTACAACTATACCAACGAACTTTACAACCTCTGGAAATGGTTTGAGTCCCGTCTTGCAGGCTATTTACTCAACAATTTCAGCGGTTGCAGTCCTTGGAAACACGATGACCATTTTCGTCTTTGTCCTCGACAAAAATCTCCTGAAAAAGTCCTACAACATGCTTATTCTCGCCCTAGCCATTGGTGATTTACTAACCGCTGTGCAGCTGATAACAAGCCCTGCCTATGTGCTTGGTGACACATTCCCTTACCCATCCCACCCGATCCTTGGAGAAATGTTTTGTCGAATAATATGGAGCCGTGTTTTCGTTTTTCAGCTTGTGGTGTTCTCGGCTTACATATTATTATTCTTGACGGCAGAACGATGGTTTGCTGTTTTGAAGCCTCACAAATACAACGACATCTTCAACCAGAAACGAGTCATTGGTtatattattttctcttgggtgTGGTCGTTTGCCCTCACTGGTCCCGGCATGCTTGAAATAGCGTACAGTTCATCCCGAGACAAAATCTGTGAATTTCGTTTTTATTTACCGGGTTCCCTATTTCGAGTGCTTACTTCCATCTTTCAAGTTACTATGAAGCTATTTTTTCCTTGCCTTGTCATCATCTCCCTGTACGTACATATGATTGTCCATACAAACCGATCGACAGCGGCTTCACCAGAGAGCAAAGCAAAGCTCCGTAGCAAACTTACTCGCATGATTGGCGCAGCGAGCTTTATGCTGGTCATTTGTGTGATTCCAAATCAAATCTATTTGGTGTTTGCCCAGGCAGGAAAAGCCAAGATAGATACAGCTCCACATCATATCGTTTCAGCTCTCACGTTCGTCAACAGCTGCGTGAATCCGTTCGTTTATGGCCTAAGCAACCGAAATTTCCGCCAACGCTATGGACAAATCCTGTTTGCTATATGCCCGAGGAGAAGAAGAAGGGTAAATCGTGTTTGCCCATGCCCAGAGGATCAAAACGCTCAGTAA
- the LOC138054351 gene encoding ATP-dependent DNA helicase RecQ-like: MTRKALKFQKQHGLSRERISRVSRISQVFERLSRRLGGLVLLVKKEQKEAITLFLQGKDVLAVLPVGFGKSLIYQSFVLVEQMENEGTSGRDRPSCLVIVPLRSIGEEQINSNDFDLSVIGFEKTVDVLNEMKNNKFQVIYASAEQALSRDFFRLLRDESTEHKRQLSLIVVDESHTVETW; this comes from the coding sequence ATGACGCGAAAAGCTCTCAAGTTTCAAAAGCAACATGGCTTATCTAGAGAAAGAATCTCAAGAGTCTCAAGAATCTCTCAAGTTTTCGAaaggctatctaggcgacttggtggattagtcctactagtaaaaaaagaacaaaaggaagcgattacgctttttctgcaaggcaaggatgtatTGGCTGTTCTTCCTGTAGGATTCGGGAAGAGCCTGATTTACCAAAGCTTTGTACTTGTTGAGCAAATGGAGAATGAAGGTACTTCTGGAAGAGATCGGCCCTCGTGTTTGGTTATTGTACCGTTACGAAGTATAGGAGAGGAACAGATTAATTCTAATGATTTTGATTTGAGCGTTATAGGTTTTGAGAAAACTGTAGAtgtattaaatgagatgaagaacaacaaatttCAAGTCATTTACGCTTCCGCTGAGCAAGCTCTGTCGAGAGACTTCTTTCGGTTGTTGCGTGATGAATCCACGGAACACAAGAGACAACTGTCgctgatagttgtcgacgaaagtcACACCGTTGAAACTTGGTAA